A stretch of DNA from Drosophila virilis strain 15010-1051.87 chromosome 5, Dvir_AGI_RSII-ME, whole genome shotgun sequence:
GCGTGATATGGATCGGTATGGCAGCATATTGGATCGTTTCGTTTGCCAAATCTGGGACAGTGCCGCAGATATAACCGAAATCCCAGTTGGCTTGCCGAAATCGATTTTCCCAAAGAACGAGCGCATGCAGAGCGCCCTGCGCAACTATACGCTCTACCATTTAAGGACATTCCACAATCAGGCCACCATACATTATATGCGTTCCAGCCAGATGTTCCACTCGACGCTGCTCAAGGCACCGGCGCTTTTCTTTGTATCCGAGAACGATCCGATTGGGCCGCCCTCTTCCAATCAGGCTGTGCGCGAGAACTGGGAGCGCGCCAACATAAAGGTGACGTTCAAGTGCTGGCCGCGCTCACAGCATGCCGCCCATTTGATCAAACATCGTGAGGAGTACTTGGAGACGCTGTTCCAGCACTTGGAGAGCTGCGGTGTCCTTGAGGCTGTTGGCGTGCCCAAGCGCGCCAAATTGTAAAAGCTCTCCGCTCAATTTGGgtgatacaaaaaaaattgcgaCGATTTCACGATTTTTGATAGTTGATAAGAATTAAAGTTTAACCATTTTGTTCCCTATTTgtattatgtgtgtgtgtgccagaaTCATCAAAAATTTTACCAAAATCTGCATGCAAGCaatattttaagaattttaagCGATAAAATGTTTCGTCTCGTCCCTGAAGCAAATGCTCGACAACAGTAAAGCAAACGATATTTTTCTGTACTTTGTTATATTTTGAAACCAGCACCAGCATCAAtcctaaataaattaatttaattaaatgtaatcaAGATCAATTGTTTCTCCACACAATTgtgtgacaaaaaaaaatttcgtATAGCCCGCTGCGGACAGGATTCGAACCTGTGCGGGTAGAACCCAATGGATTTCAAGTCCATCTCCTTAACCACTCGGACACCGCAGCTTCGAATCGAGCGGCGCCAAACTGCTAACAACTTATCTTAGTAGTCTCATCTGGACTTATTTTCTTACAGCAGATGGCGCTTCAGGgcatttcacatttattttcatagaTGGCGGTGCAGACAGTCTATTTTTAACTACAATTTCTGGCAGTCTTTGGCTATGTGCTGCGGTGTCCGAGTGGTTAAGGAGATGGACTTGAAATCCATTGGGTTCTACCCGCACAGGTTCGAATCCTGTCCGCAGCGAGAGTgatctttttattttccttttccatatgaaaaatatattaaatatgtttatagtTTTTATCCAAATCAAAGTTATTTCTAATTTAAAAGCATttgattgttgttattttgtgaTATATTTTGTACGTCAATTACAAAAAATagtttgcatttgtttataaacttAACTATggtttgtttgatttttgttgtatatttaaaaagaaacttAATACAATACGACTGTATTAATAGAAGTATTATGTATATAGCTTAAAACCTAACCACATTCTCCGCAATAGAACTTCACTGCTTCGGCGGTGGACGATAGACGCCGACGACAACAGCATGATCACGTTCGTAGGGTTCCAGCGTCAGCTGTTCCTGTGGTTTCAGTTTGTCCGCCTGCATCTTCTTGACCTCGGCGGCGAAGACCGCCTCCGGTTGCGCTGTGGAGTCAATGCAGGACGCCTTAATGGAGATGACAAAGTGGCCGCCATTCTTAAGGAAATGTTGCGCATTCAGCGCCACAATTCGACCCTGATCCGGCTGTGCCACATCTGCAAAGATGGTGTCAACCATGCCAACCAGCATGCGATACTTGTGTGGATGACGTGCGTCCTCAATGATGGGTATAATGTTGGTCCGCTTCTTTGCCACGTTTATCAGATCGCGGCCCGAACGATGCGAAAATTCCACAGCATAGACCAGACCCTCAGGTCCGACAACATCCGAAACGTGCGACACTGTTGTGCCCGATGCGGCACCCAAATACAGCACCTTGGAGCCAGGTGGCATGTGTATCTTCTCAACGCCGCCCAAAATAGCAGCGGCCAGTTTGGATCGGAACGGATTCCACACACGGTACTCAATCTTCTCGCCGCCAGTCTGTGGGTAGGGATTAGAGAAAAATGTCAGATTAAGCCAATTCCCAGTGATATGCTGTGGCTGCAGGATCAGCTGTCTCAGTAGTGCTATAGTTCTAAGCGTCTCGTGGACGCCACCCGCAGCTGCTTAACGCGCACCTGGAGTGCGCACAGGCGGGCAGACGTCACGCACGCTCATGGCCACATTTTGCCATGTTCTGTACCCCTGCACAACATCATCATGGACAGCACAATATGACAGCGAAACGTGAAAACAAAAGTCTTGGTTTACACACCTCTACGGAAATGCGCTTCTCGCCGTACACTTCCGAGCCGGGCACGAAGTTGCGTGTGACCAGAGCATCCTCTTTGCCGCGGGCTATGAACACGCCCTCGTGACGATGTGGCTCAATGGTCACTGTTTTGCCGCCCTTGAAGCCGCCTGCGCCACCACCACGGCCGCCGCCTCCGCGACCACCACCGCCGCGTCCACCAAAACCGCCGCGACCACCAGCTCCGCGGCCtccgccaccgccaccaccacGACCACCTCCACCTCCTCGACCGCCAAATCCGCCCCCTCTGCGATCGCCACCGCCACGACCACCAAatccgccgccgcctcctctGCGATCGCCACCGCCACCACGTCCGGCGCCACCGCGGAAGCCTCCGCCACCGCCTCCTCTaccgccaccaccaccacgAGGACTGAAACctataaagaaaaaacattaacgatttaaattatattcaaacACATTGCTTTCGTAGGTTAAGCATTTGTTGCATTGTTTTGGCCCTGGAAAAGTGCCTTTGGATATACACAACAATGTGCTTGACGTTGCTTAGGGGCAATTCACCTGGCTTACCcattttatgtgtgtgtagttttcctttttaattCAACTGCAAACCAATCCAAATTACAGACGCACGCGGCACTCTATAAACGCTGTTGAAAAGAAACCACGTGTGTGTGGTAGGGATGCGTGATAATAATATATCGATATCATTTAACATTAAGTTAACAGTTCTGTTGGTAAATGATGCGCTTGCATTGCTTCTAGATAATTTGGAGTTTGGTCACACTGTTCCCAGCGCAAATATGGCCGTCGCATGAAAATTGTGTGAGAAAAATATTAAGCGCCGTGTTTGCCATTTGTGTGTtttaaaccaacaaaaaactatACAAGCGTGCACGCAAAACGTATACAAATGTAAGCAAATTAGTTAAGTGCCTGCAATTATCGTTTTTATTAGCATAACATAACTTAATTGCCTATCTTCGGTTCGTGTTCGGTGTCGATTATTTGTCGCTGACAaagcaaaaacagaaaaaatatatatatatgtatatatgcatacattcatatgtctgtgcgtgtgtgttgtgtgccGCTCTGTGCGTCAGGAGCACAACAAATGTCGATGAGAAGCCGGTGCGCGCGTCGGTACATTGCGCGAGtacaaatgaattttgaaacattgcatttaattggcCTTCATGGCCATGTGTGCCGCGGCCTGGGTTGAAGAATCGGCGTCCATTCGTTTAGGCAGCGGTAACGCTACGTTATTATGGCAGCCGCGACGCGCACGTACCAAGTCGCATACGTTTCCAGCTGTTTGTCGCGACCCGgtctctctccatctctctcacacacattgCTCATAAAGCGTTAGCTATGTGTGTGGGTTAATAACGTTATGACGTTATGCTTAAGCTGCCAAGCGCGCGTGTTGCTCCCGTTCTTACGTTGTTACGCTGGGACTGTTTTCTATCtcttattgttgctgttgttgttgatgttgttgttattgtacgCCA
This window harbors:
- the Fib gene encoding rRNA 2'-O-methyltransferase fibrillarin, which codes for MGFSPRGGGGGRGGGGGGFRGGAGRGGGGDRRGGGGGFGGRGGGDRRGGGFGGRGGGGGRGGGGGGGRGAGGRGGFGGRGGGGRGGGGRGGGAGGFKGGKTVTIEPHRHEGVFIARGKEDALVTRNFVPGSEVYGEKRISVETGGEKIEYRVWNPFRSKLAAAILGGVEKIHMPPGSKVLYLGAASGTTVSHVSDVVGPEGLVYAVEFSHRSGRDLINVAKKRTNIIPIIEDARHPHKYRMLVGMVDTIFADVAQPDQGRIVALNAQHFLKNGGHFVISIKASCIDSTAQPEAVFAAEVKKMQADKLKPQEQLTLEPYERDHAVVVGVYRPPPKQ
- the l(2)k09913 gene encoding uncharacterized protein l(2)k09913 isoform X3 → MDFIIQIALVIVLLMIVLKFYKRQRLSAMAPLKNRRYLSSKDITKNMTLYTNNKANIEVDPKTLAFKKPSGNPLVLMMAWLMAKQKHLKKYAQIYTEMGFDVMVVHITPWQLLWPAKGTQMVAAETLKFLENNKSYAPIVMHGFSVGAYQMGEIMLQMSRDMDRYGSILDRFVCQIWDSAADITEIPVGLPKSIFPKNERMQSALRNYTLYHLRTFHNQATIHYMRSSQMFHSTLLKAPALFFVSENDPIGPPSSNQAVRENWERANIKVTFKCWPRSQHAAHLIKHREEYLETLFQHLESCGVLEAVGVPKRAKL